In one window of Nitrospirota bacterium DNA:
- a CDS encoding Trm112 family protein, with translation MALSKDLLEILACPKCKGDLRLTDKGDGLICDKCKLLYPVKDDIPVMLIDEATRIN, from the coding sequence ATGGCGTTGAGTAAGGATTTACTTGAAATCCTTGCATGTCCAAAATGCAAGGGGGATTTACGGCTCACAGACAAGGGTGATGGACTTATATGCGACAAGTGCAAACTCCTCTACCCTGTTAAGGATGATATACCGGTAATGCTGATAGACGAGGCAACCAGAATCAACTGA
- a CDS encoding isoprenylcysteine carboxylmethyltransferase family protein produces the protein MQQTFSESLKNSIFKNRITLSFLCAAFFLYFAAPSRTTVFTGIPIILIGEIMRTWASGYIRKNEVLSQTGPYAFTRNPLYVGNFLIGAGFSIMTGRLLIIIFFLAAFSYIYMVTIQNEEKFLSAKFGEIFSRYKDRVPVFFPVKLLFSGPAPHDNTDSHFAWELVMKHREYHTWLGILAGLIILIAKAAFITAK, from the coding sequence TTGCAGCAGACTTTTTCAGAATCTCTTAAAAACTCTATCTTTAAGAACAGGATTACCCTGAGTTTTCTTTGTGCCGCCTTTTTTCTGTATTTTGCCGCACCGTCACGGACAACTGTTTTTACAGGCATCCCGATAATCCTTATCGGTGAAATAATGCGGACGTGGGCATCAGGCTACATCAGAAAGAATGAAGTGCTTTCACAGACCGGGCCATATGCCTTTACAAGAAATCCTCTTTATGTAGGCAATTTCCTTATTGGTGCCGGTTTCAGCATTATGACAGGCCGCCTGTTGATTATCATATTCTTCCTGGCCGCCTTTTCATATATATACATGGTAACTATTCAAAATGAAGAGAAGTTCCTGTCAGCAAAATTCGGGGAGATATTTTCAAGGTATAAAGACCGGGTGCCTGTTTTTTTCCCTGTTAAGCTGTTATTCTCAGGACCCGCACCGCATGATAACACAGACTCTCACTTCGCATGGGAGTTGGTAATGAAACACAGGGAATATCACACATGGCTTGGCATTCTTGCCGGATTAATTATCCTGATAGCCAAAGCGGCATTTATAACGGCAAAGTAG
- the rfbD gene encoding dTDP-4-dehydrorhamnose reductase, translating into MKILIIGAGGQLGSELVNILQDDELIPLTHRDIEMTDEQEVNNILSSNMPDVVINTAAYHRVDDCEDNTVLSFAVNSIAVRNLARTCSELGVTLVHFSTDYVFGGEQSTPYNEDDCPNPRSVYAVSKHAGELFVRNICSKYYLIRTCGLYGAKGVSGKGGNFIETMIKLANSGKEIKVVSDQFVTPTYAKELASKVSQLIRTGKYGLYHITNNGGCSWYEFASVIFQLTGINAVVKPVTSSEFGAKARRPLYSVLENGNLRLLGLDDMSQWNNALKEYLSEKGYIKDQRTFTDEDQKDINR; encoded by the coding sequence GTGAAGATCCTTATTATCGGAGCGGGCGGCCAGTTAGGCAGTGAACTGGTCAACATACTGCAGGATGATGAACTGATACCCCTGACTCACAGGGACATTGAGATGACGGATGAGCAGGAGGTAAATAACATACTCTCCTCCAATATGCCGGATGTAGTCATCAACACTGCCGCATATCACAGGGTTGATGACTGTGAAGACAACACAGTGCTCAGTTTTGCCGTCAACAGCATTGCCGTAAGGAATCTGGCAAGGACGTGCAGTGAGCTCGGTGTCACATTAGTACACTTCAGCACAGACTATGTATTCGGCGGTGAGCAGAGCACACCGTACAATGAAGATGATTGTCCGAATCCCCGGAGCGTCTATGCTGTATCAAAACATGCAGGAGAACTTTTTGTAAGGAATATTTGCAGCAAATATTATTTAATAAGGACCTGCGGACTGTACGGGGCAAAAGGTGTAAGCGGCAAAGGGGGCAATTTCATAGAAACTATGATAAAACTTGCCAACAGCGGAAAAGAAATTAAGGTTGTATCCGATCAGTTCGTAACCCCGACTTATGCAAAGGAACTTGCCTCAAAGGTTTCACAGTTAATACGCACCGGGAAATATGGCCTATACCACATTACGAATAACGGCGGATGCTCATGGTATGAATTTGCAAGCGTCATATTTCAATTGACCGGCATTAACGCTGTGGTCAAGCCTGTCACTTCATCTGAATTCGGGGCAAAGGCAAGAAGACCGCTGTACTCGGTTCTCGAAAACGGGAACCTGAGACTTCTCGGTCTGGATGACATGAGTCAATGGAACAACGCATTGAAGGAATATCTTTCAGAAAAAGGGTATATAAAGGATCAGAGGACATTTACTGATGAAGATCAAAAAGACATCAACAGGTGA
- a CDS encoding class I SAM-dependent methyltransferase, translating to MKIKKTSTGETVEKYEKKKRHYQSDSVATKYDDVRFVKLSHKLRNKRKLAAIQKAIAAAGELGHEIKSVIDIPCGTGRLFPLFIDNRLSFTGADISREMMEVSRNRFGSSGLLKGMVRCDAESLPFRDRSFDSVVSIRFMFHVPKEVRHNILKEMVRISRGWLIIDYRHRYTVKYCIRKSLSQIGIGKPPSYRFSVTDLQSELNSAGIKIVRIFPTLRLFSDKWVVLCKAN from the coding sequence ATGAAGATCAAAAAGACATCAACAGGTGAAACTGTTGAAAAATACGAAAAGAAAAAGAGGCACTATCAGAGCGACTCTGTTGCCACTAAATATGATGATGTAAGGTTCGTCAAACTTTCACACAAGCTGCGCAACAAAAGAAAACTTGCCGCCATTCAAAAAGCAATCGCCGCAGCAGGCGAACTCGGACATGAGATAAAGAGTGTCATTGATATTCCATGCGGAACAGGAAGGCTATTCCCGCTCTTTATTGATAACAGGCTTTCTTTTACAGGGGCTGACATCTCAAGGGAGATGATGGAGGTGTCGCGTAACAGATTCGGCAGCTCAGGGCTTCTTAAAGGAATGGTGCGTTGTGATGCTGAATCTCTCCCCTTCAGGGACAGGTCATTTGATTCCGTGGTCAGCATAAGATTTATGTTCCATGTTCCAAAGGAGGTGCGGCACAACATCCTGAAAGAAATGGTGCGGATTTCCAGGGGATGGCTGATCATTGATTACCGTCACCGATACACTGTAAAGTACTGCATCAGGAAATCGCTAAGCCAAATTGGCATAGGAAAACCTCCTTCTTACCGTTTCTCAGTAACTGATCTGCAAAGTGAGCTCAACTCTGCCGGAATAAAGATCGTCAGGATATTTCCTACCCTGCGGCTCTTTTCAGACAAATGGGTGGTTCTGTGCAAAGCAAATTAG
- a CDS encoding glycosyltransferase, with protein sequence MVRLSGFTFIRNAVSLDYPVVESISSILPVVDEFIVNIGPDNDGTTELIQSIRNPKIRIIHSQWNANMTTGAYIYAQQTNVALFNCTGRWAFYLQADEVIHDNDLPEIMSFVDRYADDDRVDELAFTELSFWGDYRTVVNVYPQRNRRRCRIVKPHHFVMSRGDAAGFTVHPKYKEKGRRMRVVDTGIPLFHYCSVKSEKAMQAKKKTVSNYWSETSSAQPEFSTYYDIPRKFVAAYEGTHPKVMEKRIKEHCVSIDLSSPHWRNKITWREQFRRLKTIWVEHVTSRFSGRGSYTLVRK encoded by the coding sequence ATGGTAAGATTGTCAGGTTTCACTTTTATCAGAAATGCCGTCTCATTAGACTATCCTGTAGTGGAGAGCATATCCTCCATCCTGCCGGTGGTTGACGAATTCATAGTTAACATTGGCCCTGACAATGACGGGACTACGGAACTGATTCAATCAATCAGAAACCCCAAAATCAGGATAATTCACAGTCAGTGGAACGCCAATATGACAACAGGGGCTTACATCTATGCCCAGCAGACAAATGTCGCACTTTTCAACTGCACAGGCCGGTGGGCCTTTTATCTTCAGGCAGATGAGGTCATCCACGATAATGACCTTCCGGAAATAATGTCTTTTGTGGATCGCTATGCGGATGATGACAGGGTTGACGAACTTGCATTTACGGAGCTTAGCTTCTGGGGAGATTACAGGACTGTGGTCAATGTATATCCTCAACGCAACAGAAGACGCTGCCGCATAGTAAAACCACATCATTTTGTAATGTCCCGCGGTGATGCAGCCGGGTTCACGGTACACCCAAAATATAAGGAAAAAGGGCGCAGGATGAGGGTCGTTGATACAGGTATACCCCTGTTTCACTACTGCAGTGTCAAATCAGAGAAGGCTATGCAGGCCAAGAAAAAGACGGTCTCAAATTACTGGAGTGAAACCAGCTCGGCTCAGCCTGAATTCAGCACATATTATGACATCCCAAGGAAATTCGTTGCGGCCTATGAAGGAACACATCCAAAAGTTATGGAGAAGAGGATTAAAGAACACTGTGTCTCAATAGACCTCTCCTCACCTCATTGGCGGAATAAGATAACCTGGAGAGAACAATTCCGGCGTCTTAAAACAATATGGGTAGAACATGTCACCAGCAGATTTTCCGGACGGGGAAGTTATACCCTTGTCAGGAAATAA
- a CDS encoding glycosyltransferase family 4 protein has product MNIAIIRKKYNPFGGAERYLNLLASHLVSEGHEVHVFANKWPAGVKNGVIVHKIPMLGGLSLLKVWSFAIAAWFILRRFKCDVVFSNERLLSQDILRTSDGVHKTWLNIRMRYSSPLRKLSFMINPLHLSIRLLDWHIFNRRAYKKIIAPSEFIKHDILRNYPAVHENDIQVIYNGVDLQRFRPENKKRYRNAVRKELGVNQSTPMLLFAGTGFERKGLIYAIGAMRHLPQDAVLAVIGKGKARHYMNMARQWCLAERVKFIGPVEGIERYYAASDLLILPTLYEPMANAVLEALATGIPVVTSRDCGNSEILTNGEDGWIVNDPTNDREIALNVKAALDSSWNQETERRARKKAEQFTLQRTAGEIIDVILSVTATGLIEGHPGQGR; this is encoded by the coding sequence TTGAATATAGCAATAATCAGAAAAAAATATAATCCATTTGGCGGCGCAGAACGTTATCTGAATCTGTTGGCATCTCATCTTGTGAGTGAAGGACACGAAGTCCATGTATTCGCAAATAAGTGGCCTGCAGGTGTAAAAAATGGTGTAATCGTTCACAAGATTCCCATGCTTGGCGGTCTGTCATTATTAAAGGTCTGGAGTTTTGCCATTGCAGCCTGGTTTATCCTGAGACGCTTTAAGTGTGATGTAGTATTCAGCAATGAGCGCCTATTGTCCCAGGATATACTGAGGACATCAGACGGGGTACATAAGACATGGCTTAATATCAGGATGAGGTATTCATCACCTCTCAGAAAACTATCGTTCATGATAAACCCGCTGCACCTGTCCATCCGCCTGCTCGACTGGCACATCTTTAACCGGAGGGCATACAAAAAGATAATAGCGCCGTCAGAGTTTATAAAGCATGACATACTCCGGAATTACCCTGCCGTCCATGAAAACGACATACAGGTAATCTATAATGGTGTGGACCTGCAGCGCTTCAGACCGGAGAACAAAAAGAGATACAGGAATGCCGTAAGAAAAGAATTAGGTGTTAATCAGTCAACCCCCATGCTGCTCTTTGCAGGCACGGGATTTGAGCGCAAGGGATTAATATATGCAATCGGAGCAATGCGTCACCTGCCTCAGGATGCAGTTCTCGCAGTAATAGGCAAGGGTAAGGCACGGCATTATATGAACATGGCAAGACAATGGTGCCTTGCTGAAAGGGTGAAGTTCATCGGGCCTGTGGAGGGGATTGAACGCTACTATGCGGCCTCTGACCTCCTGATACTTCCTACTCTCTATGAGCCGATGGCAAACGCTGTCCTTGAGGCGCTCGCAACTGGCATACCTGTAGTAACCAGCCGTGACTGCGGCAACTCCGAGATATTAACCAACGGTGAGGACGGATGGATTGTCAATGACCCGACCAATGACCGTGAGATAGCCCTAAACGTCAAGGCTGCCCTTGATTCATCATGGAACCAGGAGACAGAACGGCGTGCACGGAAAAAGGCAGAACAGTTTACACTGCAACGGACAGCCGGAGAGATCATAGATGTTATCCTCTCTGTAACCGCAACAGGACTAATTGAGGGACATCCCGGTCAGGGACGTTAA